From the Silurus meridionalis isolate SWU-2019-XX chromosome 5, ASM1480568v1, whole genome shotgun sequence genome, one window contains:
- the bscl2l gene encoding BSCL2 lipid droplet biogenesis associated, seipin, like, giving the protein MLSDSVCSLPVANFSLLSTNKKQVMTPGQSYQITLDLEMPESPTNMKLGMFLVKMSCYSHDGQTVDTLMQTVCTMLHYRSNLLQTLETVILLPLMLMGVIEQKQHVLVELHSAYIDSSYKPSIGAVIEIQSQHVQFYKAQLYIYAHFSGIRCALYHYPFISAVVGVMSNFLFLSGIIFIGFVQDSSMWPDLYFGKWNMVRKWKADILEDMNQYERNPHSEENCTGMKTNLLDPSVVRSSEIMNNSSDKMEDTEVMETVKTNSLL; this is encoded by the exons ATGCTCTCAGACTCTGTTTGCTCTTTACCTGTGGCCAACTTCTCACTGCTAAGCACCAACAAGAAACAG GTAATGACTCCTGGTCAGTCCTATCAGATCACACTGGACTTGGAAATGCCAGAATCTCCAACAAATATGAAACTGGGGATGTTCCTAGTGAAGATGTCATGCTACTCCCATGATGGACAGACTGTCGATACATTAATGCAAACTGTATGT aCAATGCTTCACTATCGCTCAAACCTGCTGCAGACTCTGGAGACTGTGATCTTGCTGCCTTTGATGCTAATGGGAGTAATTGAGCAGAAGCAGCATGTCCTAGTTGAGCTTCACTCTGCTTACATAGACAGCTCA TATAAACCTTCCATTGGAGCTGTTATAGAAATCCAGTCCCAGCATGTTCAGTTTTACAAAGCCCAGCTCTATATTTATGCTCACTTCAGTGGCATCAG GTGTGCCCTCTATCACTATCCCTTTATATCCGCTGTAGTGGGAGTGATGAGTAACTTTCTGTTCCTAAGTGGGATCATCTTCATTGGTTTTGTGCAGGACAGCAGCATGTGGCCAGATCTATAT tttggaaaatggaACATGGTGAGAAAGTGGAAAGCAGATATACTGGAAGATATGAATCAGTATGAGAGAAACCCACACTCTGAGGAAAATTGCACAG GCATGAAGACAAATTTGTTGGATCCATCTGTAGTAAGATCAAGTGAAATCATGAATAACAGTTCAGATAAGATGGAAGACACAGAAGTGATGGAGACGGTTAAGACAAATTCCCTTTTATGA
- the si:ch73-22a13.3 gene encoding inositol-trisphosphate 3-kinase A yields the protein MKGLVFTSRNMSTSIDMSDEDESRRSSKAENVKINRSQLKGVGEKVDEFDINCMKDALLASRRSKPKLVSAQAVLSSRLEPETIQEELFVTPSKIPEDWEPNSVMNYSKPNNGQKEDNGRKDLNTKHIADEGGLCSGEVSRMNLWRVGQRERWRGKRRERLEARVESIEEEDISTEKEMNRGNRLRHTQRLWGSKEVQDEVSKKDVTELSGAAQGNIDGDAEMRGAVPHHIFSKVFANSFASSSSSSSSSFNYSSAESDEVFSEGEEMAKRKDVKRCRSWRTFLTMMQWSRRRQSSWIQLAGHQGNIQLGEGGEVLKRFNEVEDTCLQALMSDTLHQFVPRYYGHISRNGENYIRLEDLLSGLKQPIIMDCKMGIRTYQEGEIVKARTKATIRTDMYQKMVKVDPTAPTEEENAQRGVTKLRYMQWRDNTSSTSTLGFRIEGIMTENGIVRRDFNKTRSKEQVTEALLLFTKRQAHILEAYLSRLGALKETLKESAFFKSHEVIGGSLLFVHDCLTNKANIWMIDFGKTTPVPDNMHLKHDVPWVEGNREDGYLLGLVSLISLFHVAIMEVRGQDIETHHSQTEHIINQHPVGNN from the exons ATGAAAGGACTGGTGTTTACTTCaagaaatatgagcacatcGATAGATATGTCTGACGAGGACGAATCGAGAAGATCCAGCAAagcagaaaatgtgaaaattaatAGAAGCCAGTTGAAAGGAGTAGGAGAGAAAGTAGATGAATTTGATATTAACTGTATGAAGGATGCTCTGCTCGCTAGCCGAAGGTCAAAGCCCAAACTTGTGTCTGCTCAGGCTGTGCTCTCATCCAGACTAGAACCAGAGACCATTCAAGAGGAACTGTTTGTGACTCCATCAAAAATTCCAGAGGACTGGGAACCTAACAGTGTGATGAACTACTCTAAACCTAACAATGGACAAAAAGAAGATAATGGTAGAAAagatttaaatacaaaacatatcGCTGATGAGGGAGGCTTATGTTCTGGTGAAGTGTCTAGAATGAATTTGTGGAGAGTGGGACAGAGGGAAAGATGGAGagggaagaggagagagaggctGGAAGCAAGAGTAGAGAGCATAGAGGAGGAGGACATCTCTACTGAGAAAGAAATGAACCGAGGAAATAGATtgagacacacacaaaggctGTGGGGATCTAAGGAGGTGCAAGATGAAGTGTCAAAAAAGGATGTGACAGAGCTGAGCGGAGCAGCGCAAGGAAATATTGATGGAGACGCAGAGATGAGAGGAGCGGTTCCCCATCACATATTTTCAAAGGTTTTTGCTAACTCTTTtgcctcctcatcctcctcctcctcatcatccttcaactatTCATCAGCGGAAAGTGACGAGGTCTTCAGTGAGGGAGAGGAGATGGCCAAGAGGAAGGATGTGAAAAGG tgtcGATCTTGGAGGACATTCCTGACCATGATGCAGTGGTCAAGGCGCAGACAGAGCTCCTGGATACAGCTGGCTGGACACCAAG GTAACATCCAGCTGGGTGAAGGTGGAGAGGTGCTGAAGAGATTCAACGAGGTGGAGGATACCTGCCTGCAGGCACTTATGTCTGATACACTCCATCAATTTGTGCCTCGCTATTACGGGCACATCAGCAGGAATGGAGAGAACTACATCCGTCTCGAGGACCTGCTGAGTGGCCTCAAGCAGCCTATCATCATGGACTGCAAAATGGGCATCCg CACCTACCAGGAGGGGGAGATTGTGAAAGCAAGAACCAAAGCTACTATTCGAACCGATATGTACCAAAAGATGGTGAAAGTAGATCCTACAGCTCCTACAGAAGAGGAAAATGCTCAAAGAGGTGTGACAAAGCTGCGCTACATGCAGTGGAGAGACAACACAAGTAGTACCTCAACACTAGGATTCCGCATAGAAGGCATAATG ACAGAGAATGGGATTGTACGACGTGATTTTAATAAAACTCGGAGCAAAGAACAAGTTACAGAGGCCCTGCTACTATTTACCAAGAGACAAGCACACATTCTA GAAGCCTATCTATCCAGACTGGGTGCGCTAAAAGAAACATTAAAGGAGTCTGCCTTTTTCAAAAGTCATGAG GTAATAGGTGGCTCTCTCCTTTTCGTCCATGATTGTCTTACTAACAAAGCCAATATATGGATGATTGATTTTGGAAAGACCACTCCAGTGCCCGACAATATGCATTTAAAGCATGATGTTCCATGGGTTGAGGGAAACCGAGAAGATGGCTACCTACTTGGATTGGTATCCCTCATTTCTTTGTTCCATGTTGCAATCATGGAAGTTAGAGGACAGGACATAGAGACTCACCATTCACAGACAGAGCACATAATTAACCAACACCCAGTTGGAAATAATTGA